Proteins found in one Streptomyces sp. CB09001 genomic segment:
- a CDS encoding CHAT domain-containing protein, which yields MADRFDLESLMRSVKAVIGDRPWSTAIGQLSTVVAEHAATADAAAAFELYYAHWRNMPGTDPRHPGFAGYLLQLVPLMRQSGPCCTLEQAQELAAAARTVRDPQWQAHITGVLALVVVHDTAATNADPELLEKAVEDLDAASGLLPATDGTTAATATAFRIGRAVARAEHARLRGGEGELDVSIEELTAARRGLTDRPDDQAYLTCYIACLRAGRAYLGRDEEAVERYIREQEIALARLPRHHPGRDSAESWLATNRTLLRNLTFQRTGQSWPGPRPRLDAGRRPDPTDPYALVQTAVEMIAGAADDGDRAAMAEAIGLLHEALEQCEEGGEHWMRCAAQLATAHLFQSGLVRWEPKPLSHLSPAGREIIAHTDQAISLLRRVRRLAEGPAHPMWTHVGCLLANALRSRSMMMPQLRTAAAARLGKESREIGLAALSGLAWNVLLQSGTGHAMEAGSRAMEEMCLDVARWCVLDGELEDAVRALDSGRALMLHAAQVSATVPDMLRQLGQDGLAEEWRTAGTGPLEPEPGPFGGFEPMSVPRPTGPDVRLRRRVLKVLAASPYRDRLLRTPALAEIAGALRTLGADALVYLVPTGELVLPTRRSRTIPGAALIVGADGTLRSVALPDLRLDAPELTAYQAVGGAGGDPRRRGGGSPRRDAGPVTTPQGGVPPRGAEALDLLCGWAWKSVMAPLAAEFRGSGDSHGARRGRSRVPSVVLVPVGALGAVPWHAAWRAGGPGRRYALEDLQVSYAPSARTLCEVAGRTPPEAGASGSPALVIGDPTGDLRYAGEEAEAIHRVFYPNGTYLDADTADATEVSARLAGLRGGVLHLACHARVYPGERHSAYLDLAAGSRLAAEELIEGTVRRIAPGLVCLAACWSNVSSRGYDEAYSLATAFLTAGTHTVLGTLWPVPDEETSLLMYMTHHYLRCEALPPGQALRRAQLWMLDPQRTIPPEMPARLAVRARYIRPANLVGWAGFTHQGW from the coding sequence ATGGCTGATCGTTTCGACCTCGAGTCCCTGATGAGGTCCGTGAAGGCGGTGATCGGTGACCGGCCGTGGAGCACGGCGATCGGGCAACTCAGCACGGTGGTCGCGGAGCACGCGGCCACGGCCGATGCCGCGGCGGCCTTCGAGCTCTATTACGCCCACTGGCGGAACATGCCCGGCACCGATCCGCGCCACCCGGGCTTCGCCGGCTATCTGCTTCAGCTCGTACCGCTGATGCGGCAGAGCGGGCCCTGTTGCACCCTCGAGCAGGCGCAGGAGCTGGCGGCGGCGGCGCGGACCGTGCGGGACCCGCAATGGCAGGCGCACATCACGGGGGTCCTGGCGCTCGTCGTGGTGCACGACACCGCCGCCACGAACGCCGATCCGGAACTGCTCGAGAAGGCGGTCGAGGATCTCGACGCGGCTTCCGGCCTGCTCCCCGCCACGGACGGGACGACTGCCGCCACCGCCACCGCCTTCCGCATCGGCCGCGCGGTGGCGCGGGCGGAGCACGCGCGGCTACGGGGTGGCGAGGGCGAACTCGACGTCTCCATCGAGGAATTGACCGCAGCCCGCCGGGGCCTGACCGACCGGCCGGACGACCAGGCATACCTCACCTGCTACATCGCCTGCCTCCGCGCCGGCCGGGCCTACCTCGGCAGGGACGAGGAGGCAGTCGAACGGTACATCCGCGAGCAGGAGATCGCGCTGGCCCGGTTGCCGCGCCACCACCCGGGGCGGGACAGCGCCGAGTCGTGGCTCGCCACCAACCGGACCCTGCTCCGGAACCTGACCTTCCAGCGGACGGGCCAGTCCTGGCCCGGACCGCGTCCGCGGCTCGACGCCGGCAGACGGCCGGACCCGACGGATCCCTACGCACTGGTGCAGACTGCGGTCGAAATGATCGCCGGGGCGGCGGACGACGGGGACCGGGCAGCGATGGCCGAGGCGATCGGTCTGCTCCATGAGGCACTGGAGCAGTGCGAGGAGGGCGGCGAGCACTGGATGCGGTGCGCGGCCCAGCTGGCCACCGCTCATCTCTTTCAGTCCGGTCTCGTCCGCTGGGAGCCCAAGCCGCTCAGCCACCTGTCTCCCGCGGGCCGGGAGATCATCGCCCACACCGACCAGGCCATCTCGCTACTGCGTCGGGTCCGGCGCCTGGCCGAGGGGCCGGCCCACCCGATGTGGACCCACGTCGGCTGTCTCCTGGCGAACGCGCTGCGCTCGCGGTCGATGATGATGCCGCAGCTCCGGACGGCGGCGGCCGCCCGGCTCGGGAAGGAGTCACGAGAGATCGGCCTCGCCGCGCTGTCCGGCCTCGCCTGGAATGTCCTTCTCCAATCCGGTACCGGTCACGCCATGGAGGCGGGCAGCAGGGCGATGGAGGAAATGTGCCTCGACGTCGCCCGCTGGTGCGTCCTGGACGGCGAGCTTGAGGACGCGGTCCGGGCGCTGGACAGCGGCCGCGCCTTGATGTTGCACGCGGCGCAGGTCAGCGCCACCGTGCCGGACATGCTGAGGCAGCTCGGCCAGGACGGGCTGGCCGAGGAGTGGCGCACGGCCGGGACGGGGCCGCTCGAGCCGGAGCCCGGCCCGTTCGGCGGGTTCGAGCCCATGTCCGTGCCCCGGCCGACCGGGCCCGATGTGCGGCTGCGCCGCCGGGTGCTGAAGGTGCTGGCCGCATCGCCGTACCGCGACAGGCTGCTCAGGACTCCGGCCCTTGCCGAGATCGCTGGGGCGCTGCGGACCCTCGGCGCCGACGCGCTCGTCTACCTGGTGCCGACGGGGGAACTGGTGCTGCCGACGCGGCGGAGCCGGACGATTCCCGGTGCCGCGCTGATCGTCGGGGCCGACGGGACACTGCGCTCGGTCGCGCTGCCGGACCTGCGCCTGGACGCCCCGGAGCTCACGGCGTACCAGGCCGTCGGCGGGGCGGGCGGCGACCCGCGCAGGCGCGGGGGTGGGAGTCCGCGCAGGGACGCGGGCCCGGTGACCACACCCCAGGGCGGGGTGCCACCGCGCGGGGCCGAGGCCCTGGACCTGTTGTGCGGCTGGGCCTGGAAGTCCGTCATGGCACCGCTGGCGGCGGAGTTCCGCGGAAGCGGCGACTCCCACGGTGCCCGGCGCGGCCGGTCCCGTGTTCCCTCCGTCGTTCTCGTCCCCGTCGGCGCGCTCGGTGCCGTACCGTGGCACGCCGCCTGGCGAGCCGGAGGACCGGGCCGGCGCTACGCGCTGGAGGACCTGCAGGTCTCGTACGCGCCCTCTGCCCGGACCCTGTGCGAGGTCGCCGGGCGAACACCCCCCGAGGCCGGGGCATCCGGCAGCCCGGCATTGGTGATCGGCGACCCCACCGGGGATCTCAGGTACGCGGGCGAGGAAGCGGAGGCGATCCACCGTGTCTTCTACCCGAACGGTACGTATCTCGACGCGGACACCGCTGATGCCACAGAGGTGTCCGCACGGCTGGCGGGCCTGCGCGGTGGCGTGCTGCACCTGGCCTGCCACGCACGGGTATATCCCGGCGAGCGGCACAGCGCGTACCTGGACCTGGCCGCGGGCAGCAGACTGGCCGCGGAGGAGCTGATCGAGGGCACGGTCCGGCGAATCGCTCCCGGTCTGGTGTGCCTCGCGGCCTGCTGGAGCAACGTCTCGAGCCGCGGTTACGACGAGGCGTACAGCCTGGCCACGGCCTTTCTGACGGCAGGCACGCACACCGTGCTCGGCACCCTGTGGCCGGTGCCGGACGAGGAGACCTCGTTGCTGATGTACATGACCCACCACTACCTGCGATGCGAGGCACTGCCGCCAGGGCAGGCCCTACGCCGGGCCCAGCTGTGGATGCTGGACCCACAGCGCACAATCCCGCCCGAGATGCCGGCCCGCCTCGCTGTCCGGGCCCGGTACATCCGCCCCGCCAACCTGGTCGGCTGGGCGGGCTTCACCCACCAGGGCTGGTGA
- a CDS encoding caspase family protein, whose translation MGTVHALLTGINAYSADRCTPLTGCLNDVEAAEELLVRRTGGRLELTKLLNGDATVSAVAAGIRHRLGRARPGDTALFWFSGHGTEQPATERAHLDIEATGHWQALVCADGLLVDKRLGVLLNEVAAGGVHTVAVLDCCYAGGATRGRHLTPRSASPDAAWFAAAARDARIPAQPARHLLLAATRLDQPSYEGRFKGRTHGLFSYALLGALRAASPSATYREVHAAARSRLQVSCAYQRPTLAPAEPGGIADQPFLGGAGARVPSPYLMWEDREDGWQVDCGSGHGLPPGPGTEFRVTRPDTPRRTPERTADVGRTVRAATVGLERTLVQPVSWSPKPAEVYPVALSALAVPPASVALTAPDDPAAARALARAIAEAGPGGGPSPLLHRVGRPEDAGALLFRIEARGGQAHVLRRDGSAFVPPLPLDGPEDADRVAACLVHLTRWHQLRDLEAPHSPLTGRIRLEITPWGSDTPLVPDGDGEIACRYGPGPAGPVPPLVSVRIRHLATTGRRLWCVLLDLTDSYASHTGLFDDGRFVGPGHTGYALDNRPVQLSLPAHTTPRPGAFVRDWLKLIVCEGELNTVPFHLDRWDPLAPLGSRGTALRHADGLLRFDAPARSSRDAHPEEAGGPGQWATQTVQVRTEVPRC comes from the coding sequence ATGGGAACTGTCCACGCCCTCCTCACGGGTATCAACGCCTACTCCGCCGACCGTTGCACGCCGCTCACCGGATGCCTCAACGACGTGGAGGCCGCCGAGGAACTGCTGGTGCGACGCACCGGTGGGCGGCTCGAGCTGACGAAGCTGCTGAACGGCGACGCCACCGTGAGCGCCGTCGCGGCGGGTATCCGACACCGCCTCGGACGGGCGAGACCCGGGGACACGGCGCTGTTCTGGTTCTCCGGCCACGGCACCGAGCAGCCGGCCACCGAACGGGCGCACCTCGACATCGAGGCCACCGGCCACTGGCAGGCGCTCGTATGCGCGGACGGCCTGCTCGTCGACAAGCGCCTCGGCGTGCTCCTCAACGAGGTGGCCGCGGGCGGCGTCCACACGGTCGCGGTGCTGGACTGCTGCTACGCCGGCGGCGCCACCCGCGGTCGGCACCTCACTCCGCGTTCCGCGTCCCCCGACGCCGCCTGGTTCGCGGCGGCCGCACGCGACGCCCGCATTCCCGCACAGCCTGCACGGCACTTGCTGCTCGCCGCCACCCGGCTCGACCAGCCCTCTTACGAGGGACGGTTCAAGGGCCGGACGCATGGTCTGTTCAGCTACGCCCTGTTGGGCGCGCTGAGGGCGGCGAGCCCGAGCGCGACGTACCGCGAGGTGCACGCCGCCGCACGGTCCCGGCTGCAGGTCTCCTGCGCGTACCAGCGGCCGACGCTGGCGCCCGCGGAACCGGGCGGGATCGCCGACCAGCCCTTCCTCGGCGGCGCCGGGGCCCGCGTTCCCAGCCCGTACCTGATGTGGGAGGACCGGGAGGACGGCTGGCAGGTCGACTGCGGGAGCGGCCACGGCCTGCCACCGGGGCCGGGCACCGAGTTCCGGGTGACCCGGCCGGACACGCCCCGGCGGACTCCTGAGCGGACGGCGGACGTGGGCCGCACGGTCAGGGCCGCGACTGTGGGCTTGGAGCGCACCCTCGTCCAGCCGGTGTCCTGGTCACCGAAGCCGGCGGAGGTCTACCCGGTGGCTCTCTCCGCACTGGCCGTGCCGCCCGCCTCGGTCGCCCTGACCGCACCTGACGACCCCGCCGCGGCCCGGGCGCTGGCACGGGCGATCGCCGAGGCCGGGCCCGGTGGCGGGCCCTCCCCGCTGCTGCACCGCGTCGGACGGCCGGAGGACGCCGGTGCCCTGCTGTTCCGGATCGAAGCCCGCGGAGGGCAGGCGCACGTGCTGCGCCGCGACGGCTCCGCGTTCGTCCCCCCGTTGCCGCTGGACGGGCCCGAGGACGCGGACCGGGTCGCCGCCTGTCTCGTCCATCTGACCCGCTGGCACCAGCTCCGCGACCTCGAGGCACCTCACTCCCCGCTGACGGGCCGGATCCGCCTGGAGATCACGCCCTGGGGCAGCGACACTCCGTTGGTGCCCGACGGCGACGGAGAGATCGCCTGCCGGTACGGCCCCGGGCCCGCCGGCCCCGTGCCGCCCCTGGTCTCGGTACGGATCCGCCACCTGGCCACCACGGGGCGCCGGCTGTGGTGCGTCCTGCTCGACCTCACCGACAGCTACGCCTCCCACACCGGGCTCTTCGACGACGGCCGTTTCGTCGGACCGGGCCACACCGGATACGCCCTCGACAACCGGCCCGTGCAGCTGTCCCTGCCGGCGCACACGACGCCGAGGCCCGGCGCGTTCGTCCGGGACTGGCTGAAGCTGATCGTCTGCGAGGGCGAGTTGAACACCGTGCCCTTCCATCTCGACCGCTGGGACCCGCTCGCACCCCTCGGCAGCCGGGGCACCGCACTCCGGCACGCGGACGGGCTGCTCCGGTTCGACGCACCCGCGCGGAGCAGCAGGGACGCTCATCCGGAGGAAGCGGGCGGGCCGGGGCAGTGGGCCACGCAGACGGTCCAGGTGCGTACCGAGGTACCGCGGTGCTGA
- the grpE gene encoding nucleotide exchange factor GrpE yields the protein MTTPPPLPQPGAPSVPHLAEPMAPPPDPPPDPRPGLGPVPAPPATAPGPDPFAVVADAVDGMRDELAALGDQFRRRLLNDRETRRSLDGLLTELDQARRAAEGRIVQPLLYDLVLLVDRVERQAAQGDAFAGSVAAELLGVLEKYSMTRIPVTRGPFNPDLQEAVGTVTALSPKQNGQVAEVVRHGYRMDERIVRPQQVRVHTER from the coding sequence ATGACCACTCCGCCACCACTGCCCCAGCCGGGGGCCCCGTCCGTCCCGCACCTCGCCGAGCCGATGGCACCGCCGCCGGACCCGCCGCCGGACCCGCGGCCCGGCCTCGGCCCTGTGCCCGCTCCCCCGGCCACCGCGCCGGGGCCCGACCCGTTCGCCGTCGTGGCGGACGCGGTCGACGGCATGCGTGACGAACTGGCCGCGCTCGGTGACCAGTTCCGCCGTCGGCTGCTCAACGACCGGGAAACCCGCCGCAGCCTCGACGGTCTGCTGACGGAACTCGACCAGGCGCGCAGGGCCGCTGAGGGCCGTATCGTGCAGCCCCTGCTCTACGATCTCGTCCTCCTCGTCGACCGGGTCGAGCGACAGGCCGCACAAGGCGACGCCTTCGCCGGCTCCGTCGCCGCGGAACTGCTGGGTGTCCTGGAGAAGTACAGCATGACCCGCATCCCGGTCACCCGCGGCCCGTTCAACCCCGACCTGCAGGAAGCCGTCGGAACGGTCACTGCGCTCTCCCCCAAGCAGAACGGCCAGGTCGCCGAAGTGGTGCGGCACGGCTACCGGATGGACGAGCGCATCGTGCGACCGCAACAAGTCCGCGTTCACACCGAGCGGTGA
- a CDS encoding tetratricopeptide repeat protein produces MTTDDVPDYYAEFGIDRAASADQVSRQLDRAFRTWSSRASRAPDAKRRREAEDKVELVSEARKELLDSARRHAYDRRLDQARRRSRVPASAPKSQPQPQQQQQQQQQPTLPVRDWVGHARRLMSQGDDEAALYELRQAVHHDERNGDAWRLLGALHAKQGQLSDSLQEFQRALALHPYDALTHSLTAQVWEQLGDHVKAVPWHLKAVELAPADVGLRITAADSLYRVERYDEALSNYERALTERPGHDGVRNQIGWIWLRRAERAMVWHPGRQRYVIASADSAPMVTHCVDQGLAVGASDGALRDRLTTYRVHAGEALGRTWRWYKSMGSVMGVCAALMLVLQAPLVVLPLAGFFGLPIAMGIKPRWQHTYNELPPDQRPPTRRVS; encoded by the coding sequence ATGACGACTGACGACGTCCCCGACTACTACGCGGAGTTCGGCATCGACCGTGCCGCGAGCGCGGACCAGGTCTCCCGGCAGCTCGACCGGGCCTTCCGCACCTGGTCGAGCCGGGCAAGCCGGGCCCCCGACGCCAAGAGGCGGCGGGAGGCCGAGGACAAGGTCGAGCTGGTCTCGGAGGCACGGAAGGAACTCCTCGACAGCGCCCGGCGCCACGCCTACGACCGCAGACTGGACCAGGCGCGCCGACGCTCCCGCGTGCCGGCGTCCGCACCCAAGTCCCAACCCCAGCCACAGCAACAGCAACAGCAACAGCAACAGCCCACCCTGCCCGTCCGGGATTGGGTGGGGCACGCCCGCAGGCTGATGAGCCAGGGTGACGACGAAGCCGCTCTGTACGAGCTGCGGCAGGCCGTGCACCACGACGAGCGCAACGGCGACGCCTGGCGTCTGCTCGGTGCCCTGCACGCCAAGCAAGGACAGCTGAGCGACTCGCTCCAGGAGTTCCAGCGGGCCCTCGCACTGCACCCCTACGACGCGCTCACCCACTCTCTGACGGCCCAGGTGTGGGAGCAGCTCGGCGATCACGTCAAAGCCGTTCCCTGGCACCTGAAGGCGGTTGAGCTCGCGCCTGCCGATGTCGGTCTCCGGATCACCGCCGCCGACAGCCTCTACCGGGTCGAACGCTACGACGAGGCGCTCAGCAACTACGAACGAGCCCTGACGGAGCGGCCCGGCCACGACGGCGTCCGCAACCAGATCGGCTGGATCTGGTTGCGGCGCGCCGAGCGTGCCATGGTCTGGCACCCGGGCCGGCAGAGGTACGTCATCGCCTCTGCCGACAGCGCCCCGATGGTCACGCACTGCGTGGACCAAGGGCTGGCCGTCGGTGCCTCGGACGGCGCACTCCGCGACCGGCTGACCACGTACCGGGTGCACGCGGGCGAGGCACTCGGCAGGACCTGGCGCTGGTACAAGAGCATGGGCTCGGTCATGGGCGTCTGCGCGGCGCTGATGCTCGTGCTGCAGGCTCCGCTCGTCGTGCTGCCCCTCGCCGGGTTCTTCGGACTGCCGATCGCGATGGGCATCAAGCCGCGTTGGCAGCACACCTACAACGAGCTGCCCCCAGACCAACGGCCGCCGACCAGGAGAGTTTCATGA